In Temnothorax longispinosus isolate EJ_2023e chromosome 10, Tlon_JGU_v1, whole genome shotgun sequence, a single window of DNA contains:
- the LOC139821145 gene encoding uncharacterized protein codes for MEHPAEYYKLNRFILKLIGLWPYQSKWSARLVRAVITIVLLSSTFFQLSSIFTSDITVDFIVDVIPALIPTFGSLSHVYARVRHVDKLRDLFEHMWKDWRLQKTRYEMKIMREHAETTRLLTFYYLLLQYIVVIVYIIWMFMPEILDVISPMNESRPRMQPFKAEFFVDEEQYFYFIRSHTCLVILIMPLIFLTTSSLFVALTQHACGMCKLLGYRAERLFCVVKSATGCDLTRSKISCGNMVVFIRLHYNIIQFIDMIQIYHTIPFLMDLLGLVLAVSLALTQMLTIGGDIERAFRSTGIAIVALIYLFVSNYMGQKVTDLSSSVCEKVYNSEWYNADVSEQKSLLLIIKRRFNPLVLTACRFYVMSLPKFGMILQTVISYCMFMRQL; via the exons ATGGAACATCCCGcagaatattacaaattaaatcgatttatccTGAAGCTTATCGGACTATGGCCCTATCAAAGCAAATGGAGCGCTCGTTTAGTAAGGGCTGTTATCACTATCGTATTGCTGTCGTCTACATTTTTTCAG CTATCGAGTATTTTTACGTCTGACATCACCGTGGACTTCATAGTCGATGTGATACCAGCACTTATACCTACATTTGGTAGCTTGAGCCACGTATATGCACGTGTCAGACATGTAGACAAA cttAGGGATCTATTTGAACATATGTGGAAAGACTGGAGATTGCAAAAGACACGTTATGAGATGAAAATCATGCGCGAGCATGCCGAAACTACGAGATTATTGACGTTTTATTACTTGC TTCTGCAGTACATAGTTGTAATTGTGTACATCATATGGATGTTCATGCCGGAGATCCTCGATGTTATATCGCCAATGAATGAATCCCGGCCGCGAATGCAGCCTTTTAAAGCTGAGTTCTTTGTCGATGAggaacaatatttttacttcattCGGTCCCATACATGCCTCGTGATTTTGATAATGCCACTAATTTTTCTTACCACTTCCTCTTTGTTTGTGGCTCTCACGCAACATGCTTGCGGAATGTGCAAATTACTGGG GTACCGTGCAGAACGCTTATTTTGCGTTGTCAAAAGTGCGACGGGATGCGATTTAACACGGTCAAAAATAAGTTGCGGAAACATGGTCGTTTTTATACGGCTGCATTACAACATTATACA ATTCATTGACATGATCCAAATTTATCACACAATACCGTTTTTAATGGACTTGCTGGGATTAGTGCTTGCGGTGAGCCTCGCGTTAACGCAG ATGCTAACCATTGGCGGTGATATTGAGCGCGCCTTTAGATCTACCGGTATCGCTATTGTAGCACTGATATATCTATTCGTATCTAATTATATGGGACAAAAAGTTACAGACCTAAGTTCGAGCGTATGCGAGAAGGT GTACAACTCTGAGTGGTACAATGCAGATGTTTCAGAGCAGAAATCGTtgttgttaataataaagcgaCGCTTCAACCCGCTCGTCCTAACCGCCTGTAGGTTTTACGTAATGTCTTTGCCGAAGTTTGGAATg ATACTTCAAACGGTAATCTCCTATTGCATGTTCATGAGACAACTCTGA